In a single window of the Deltaproteobacteria bacterium genome:
- a CDS encoding acyl-CoA/acyl-ACP dehydrogenase: MDYLDTNLNLADEDLAIREAAHKFAKEVMRPAAKKLEQLTPEKVIADDSPLWPFLKTAYELGYHKILFPEEVGGMGLTPLQQAIVMEEMGWGSNGLCIQLGAAGAHALGGLMSMNPALLEEFTIPFCNCKDGSIRGCWGVTEPDHGSDTLGFGDPYFESSQLRASCQAKRDGDEWIINGQKSAWVSGAPIATHCLLHTQIDPTRGFAGIGAAIVPLDLPGCSKGKPHEMLGMKELNQCELYFDDVRIPAHYMFLDNADYYPAFGNQILAGFNMTVACYATGIARAAFEEAFSYCQQRVQGGQLLKEHYSIKQKIFEMFSRVEACRALSRNAALLNSSIVPAFPEYSIAAKTMATEMAFQNAHDAITIFGANGLTKEYLPEKLFRDARANLVCDGTTETLRKVGGYTLFETYPRPRGSMQRMR; the protein is encoded by the coding sequence ATGGATTATTTAGATACTAATTTAAACCTGGCCGATGAAGATCTGGCGATAAGAGAGGCAGCCCATAAGTTTGCCAAAGAAGTTATGCGGCCGGCAGCTAAAAAATTGGAGCAACTGACACCGGAAAAGGTGATAGCGGACGATTCCCCCCTTTGGCCTTTTCTTAAAACAGCCTACGAATTGGGGTACCATAAGATCCTCTTTCCTGAAGAAGTGGGAGGCATGGGTCTAACCCCACTGCAGCAGGCTATTGTCATGGAGGAGATGGGTTGGGGGAGCAATGGGTTGTGCATCCAATTAGGGGCCGCGGGCGCCCACGCACTGGGAGGTTTAATGAGTATGAACCCGGCTCTGTTGGAGGAGTTCACCATACCCTTCTGTAACTGCAAGGATGGGAGCATTCGAGGGTGCTGGGGGGTCACTGAACCGGATCATGGCTCTGATACCCTTGGTTTTGGCGACCCTTATTTTGAATCCTCTCAACTGCGCGCCAGTTGCCAAGCCAAGCGTGATGGGGACGAATGGATTATCAATGGGCAGAAATCCGCTTGGGTCTCCGGCGCTCCGATAGCCACCCATTGCCTGCTTCATACGCAGATTGATCCCACCAGAGGTTTTGCGGGGATTGGCGCGGCCATTGTACCGCTGGATCTCCCCGGATGCTCCAAAGGCAAACCCCACGAGATGTTGGGTATGAAAGAACTCAATCAATGTGAGCTTTACTTTGATGATGTCCGGATCCCGGCCCATTACATGTTTTTGGATAATGCCGACTATTATCCTGCTTTTGGTAACCAGATTTTAGCCGGCTTCAATATGACCGTAGCCTGTTACGCGACGGGTATAGCCAGGGCCGCCTTTGAGGAAGCCTTTTCATATTGTCAGCAGAGGGTCCAGGGAGGACAACTCCTTAAGGAGCACTATTCCATCAAACAGAAAATATTTGAAATGTTCAGCCGGGTTGAAGCCTGCCGGGCCTTGAGCCGGAACGCTGCCCTGTTGAATTCGAGTATCGTCCCTGCCTTTCCCGAGTATTCGATTGCGGCTAAGACTATGGCCACTGAAATGGCGTTTCAGAACGCCCATGATGCGATTACGATCTTCGGGGCCAATGGGTTGACCAAGGAATATCTTCCGGAGAAACTCTTTCGTGATGCCCGAGCAAACCTTGTTTGCGATGGTACCACGGAGACGCTCAGAAAGGTGGGAGGATATACACTGTTTGAAACTTATCCCAGACCTCGTGGGAGCATGCAGCGCATGCGTTAG
- a CDS encoding SCP2 sterol-binding domain-containing protein: protein MAFTNVKETFEKMPTVFDATKAQGINAVVQYVIDGAGGGNWLIEIKDGNCRVEEGTHDSPKVTITMNAETWLALVNQEISGMQAFMGGKLKATGDIMLAQKIPVIFPL from the coding sequence ATGGCCTTCACAAATGTAAAAGAGACTTTTGAAAAGATGCCGACCGTGTTTGATGCTACAAAGGCGCAAGGAATCAATGCTGTTGTCCAGTACGTCATCGATGGGGCGGGAGGAGGAAACTGGTTAATTGAAATAAAGGATGGCAATTGCCGGGTAGAAGAAGGCACACATGATTCTCCCAAGGTCACGATCACGATGAACGCCGAGACTTGGCTGGCCCTGGTCAACCAGGAAATAAGCGGCATGCAGGCCTTTATGGGCGGCAAACTGAAAGCGACCGGGGACATTATGCTGGCCCAAAAAATTCCTGTGATTTTCCCCCTTTAG
- a CDS encoding FAD-dependent oxidoreductase — protein sequence MTKKLLEPIEIHGMRLKNRVGFGPILGMPVDPEGFVNSETVRWFEERARGEVGFIMSGTLVPLPPDAIAKNAPVMPETGACIYDDKYIPGWAKLIDVIHSYDVKIGGQVAAPGPMMGEGPSSSPFPDEQSARFGIFDLMAGTILPVDEISFERMEAIKRFLTAAAGRVKAAGFDCVELHCAHGGANLHASFLSPYYNRRTDQYGGNWENRLRFIVETIEAIRQVVGRDYPLLVRFSADDLLGERGITLEASVKYIVPALEKAGVDAIDVSQGSVLHSIEGISIPLYYPRGCFIENSAAIKKATSLPVIGVGRIVDLDMAEQFLKQGKADVIYLASQLGADPETPKKYFEGRSNETRKCIGCKPILCSTPCTLNYDSEVGRIPLTPAKTPKKVLIIGGGVGGMEAARISAMRGHQVTLMEREPELGGIVAALGRTKLMSEFKNIIAFLGTQMRKLNVDVRVCKEATTADVDDIKPDVIIIACGSSMVIPEIAKDKPGVMDHIHACREPEAVGQRVVIWGLVAAELALSMAQEGKEVTLIGSGDKTTLGGAWVEGSRQLYIWKKLTDMPLARETPESERVQNPQVLYGANLEEVTPEGVRIRDKDGSEKILPYDTLIVSRLRVPNKSLFEALEGKVKEVYKIGDCDKVRNIKNAIWTANEVARKI from the coding sequence ATGACAAAAAAACTCTTAGAGCCAATAGAGATTCATGGAATGAGACTGAAGAACCGGGTAGGGTTTGGCCCTATACTTGGTATGCCCGTCGACCCGGAGGGTTTTGTAAATAGCGAGACGGTAAGATGGTTCGAAGAACGGGCACGCGGCGAGGTAGGGTTCATAATGAGTGGGACCCTTGTGCCCCTGCCTCCCGATGCTATCGCCAAGAACGCCCCGGTGATGCCGGAAACAGGGGCCTGTATCTACGATGACAAGTACATCCCGGGATGGGCCAAGCTGATCGACGTGATCCATTCATACGATGTGAAGATCGGGGGTCAAGTGGCCGCCCCAGGCCCTATGATGGGGGAAGGCCCTTCGTCTTCTCCCTTTCCGGATGAACAATCAGCCCGGTTTGGGATTTTCGATCTTATGGCGGGTACGATACTACCCGTTGATGAAATTTCCTTCGAACGGATGGAGGCGATCAAACGCTTTCTTACAGCGGCCGCCGGCCGGGTAAAGGCCGCAGGCTTTGACTGTGTAGAGCTGCATTGTGCTCACGGTGGTGCCAATCTTCATGCCTCCTTTCTCTCGCCTTACTATAACAGGAGGACGGATCAGTACGGCGGCAACTGGGAGAACCGGCTTCGCTTTATCGTCGAAACGATCGAGGCGATACGCCAGGTTGTGGGGAGGGACTACCCTCTTCTCGTAAGATTCTCTGCTGATGACTTGCTGGGAGAACGGGGAATTACACTGGAGGCCTCTGTGAAGTATATCGTTCCGGCCCTTGAAAAGGCCGGTGTGGACGCAATCGATGTGAGCCAGGGATCTGTCCTGCATTCCATTGAGGGTATTTCCATCCCCTTGTACTACCCGAGAGGCTGCTTCATCGAAAATTCCGCTGCCATTAAAAAGGCGACGAGTCTTCCCGTGATCGGTGTGGGCCGCATTGTCGATCTCGATATGGCCGAGCAGTTTCTCAAGCAAGGGAAAGCAGATGTCATCTATCTTGCGAGCCAGTTAGGTGCCGATCCTGAAACACCCAAGAAGTATTTTGAGGGGAGGTCGAATGAGACCAGGAAGTGCATCGGCTGTAAACCCATATTATGCAGCACCCCTTGTACCCTCAATTATGACTCCGAGGTTGGTCGCATCCCGTTGACCCCTGCGAAAACACCCAAGAAGGTCCTTATCATAGGCGGCGGAGTGGGTGGCATGGAAGCGGCCAGGATTTCGGCCATGAGGGGACACCAGGTCACCTTGATGGAGAGAGAGCCTGAACTGGGCGGTATCGTGGCCGCCTTGGGCCGGACGAAATTGATGAGTGAGTTTAAAAACATCATCGCCTTCTTGGGTACGCAGATGAGGAAGTTGAATGTTGATGTGAGGGTGTGTAAAGAAGCCACCACAGCCGATGTAGATGATATAAAACCGGATGTCATTATTATTGCCTGCGGTTCTTCCATGGTGATTCCCGAAATTGCCAAAGACAAGCCAGGGGTGATGGATCATATCCATGCCTGCCGTGAGCCGGAAGCCGTGGGTCAGAGAGTCGTTATTTGGGGACTCGTCGCTGCGGAACTTGCCCTCTCCATGGCCCAGGAGGGCAAAGAGGTGACACTAATCGGCAGTGGAGATAAGACGACATTGGGTGGGGCCTGGGTAGAAGGCTCGCGTCAATTATATATTTGGAAAAAACTGACGGATATGCCCCTTGCCAGGGAAACACCCGAATCAGAACGGGTGCAGAATCCTCAGGTTCTTTATGGAGCGAATCTTGAGGAGGTCACTCCGGAAGGGGTGAGAATCCGGGATAAGGATGGATCGGAAAAGATCCTTCCTTATGACACCCTTATCGTATCTCGTTTGAGGGTGCCCAATAAATCCCTCTTTGAAGCTCTCGAGGGGAAAGTAAAAGAAGTGTACAAGATTGGTGACTGCGACAAAGTACGCAACATCAAAAATGCTATCTGGACGGCCAACGAAGTGGCCCGTAAGATCTGA
- a CDS encoding SDR family oxidoreductase — MAGTMTGKTALVTGAGSGIGRAVALAFANEGASVVVADIDPDGGRETVQQIQQVGGKSIFSECDVSREDMVKTMMEAVVKEWGRIDCACNNAGIHNAMPGTLVDTDRDLWDRTIAVNLTGVFLCMKYEILQMVKQGGGVIVNIASLAGLIAEPGSPAYTASKHGVMGLTKAAALDCARDKIRINAVCPACVDTPMLAKAPEEVRQYLKTLHPIGRFGKPEEVAAAVMYLCSDLAGFTTGAGIVLDGGASAV; from the coding sequence ATGGCAGGAACGATGACGGGGAAAACCGCGCTGGTCACCGGCGCGGGATCAGGAATCGGTCGGGCGGTTGCCCTGGCCTTCGCCAACGAAGGCGCCAGCGTGGTTGTAGCGGATATCGATCCCGATGGAGGCCGGGAGACCGTTCAACAGATTCAACAGGTGGGGGGGAAGTCCATCTTCTCTGAATGCGATGTGAGCCGGGAGGATATGGTCAAGACCATGATGGAAGCAGTGGTCAAGGAGTGGGGACGGATTGATTGTGCCTGCAATAATGCAGGCATTCATAACGCCATGCCGGGAACATTGGTCGACACGGACCGGGACCTGTGGGATCGAACCATTGCAGTGAATTTAACCGGCGTTTTTTTGTGTATGAAATATGAGATCCTACAGATGGTAAAGCAGGGAGGCGGGGTAATCGTCAACATCGCCTCCCTGGCCGGCCTTATCGCGGAACCGGGATCTCCAGCGTATACCGCCTCCAAACATGGAGTGATGGGGCTCACCAAAGCGGCTGCTCTGGACTGTGCCAGGGACAAGATTCGGATCAATGCCGTCTGCCCGGCCTGCGTCGATACCCCCATGTTGGCTAAAGCTCCAGAGGAAGTAAGACAATACCTGAAAACTCTTCATCCCATAGGCAGGTTTGGGAAGCCGGAGGAAGTGGCGGCGGCTGTAATGTACCTTTGTTCTGACCTGGCCGGGTTCACAACCGGAGCCGGCATCGTATTGGACGGCGGTGCGAGTGCAGTATAG